The Actinomycetota bacterium genome includes the window CCCGACTGCAACGCGAGTCAAAGGAGTTTGTTATGCCGGGCTTTCTCGACAAGTTGCTGGCCAGCCTTGAAGACGCCAAGATCCTGGACAAAGTAGCGATTCCGGGCACCGATGCGGCCTCCAAGGTCATTCCGAAAGGTCCGGTCAAGGACGCCTTGACCGGCAAGTGGCTGGGGCATCCGGTGCACCCGCTCCTGACCGACGTGGCGATTGGTTTCTGGACCGCAGGCGGGGTGCTGGACCTGCTCGGTGAACGCCACGAGAAGTCCGCCGAGGTCATGACCGGCCTGGGCATTCTCTCCGCCATACCGACGGCCCTGGCCGGGCTGGCGGATTGGGTCGACACCATCGGGGAAGAGCGCCGGGTGGGCCTCGTCCACGCTCTGGGAAACACGGCAGCCCTGACCGCGTTCACCTCCTCCTACTTCTGCCGCCGCAACGGCGACACCACCTCGGGCAAGTTGCTTGCGGCGCTCGGCTTGGGACTGCTGGGGGCCTCGGGGTACCTAGGGGGTCACCTGGCGTTCCGGATGGGCTCCGGCGTCGACCGGACGGCATTCGACCACAAGCCTCAGGACTGGACCCCGGTCCTGGCCGACGAGGACCTGCTGGAGGACGCACCGCAGGTCGTGCAGGCCGGCGACACCGACGTGCTGCTCTACCGCAACTCCGGGAACGTTTGCGCCATCCACAACGTGTGCACCCACCGGGGCGGCCCGCTGAACGAGGGGTCGATCGACCCGGAAGCCCGCACCGTCACCTGCCCGTGGCACGCCAGCGAGTTCGACCTCTGCACCGGCGAGGTGATCCACGGCCCCGCCAGCGCTCCACAAGCCCGATTCGAGACCAGGGTTCACGGGGGAAAGATCGAGTTAAAAGAGGTTAGAGGAGGCTGATCCGCAATTGAGCCCTGAGCAGCCTGCTCCCGAGCGCCTGATTGTGATCGGGGGGTCCGCAGGGAGCATTGAGGTCTTGACCACCCTCATTGGGGGACTGCCGGCCGACCTGCCCGCAGCGGTTTTGATAGCAATCCACATCTCGCCCGAAGCCCGCAGCCGCCTACCCGAGATCCTCGGGCGGGCAGGAATCCTTCCGGCGACGCACGCCGTCGACGGGGAGCCGATCCTGGCGGGCAGGGTCTACGTCGCCCCACCCGACCACCACCTGGTCGTGGGCCCGGGACAGATTCACCTCTCCCGCGGGCCGCGGGAGAACGGCCACCGGCCGGCGATAGACCCTCTTTTCCGCTCTGCCGCCCACTACTACCGGCACGCAGTCACAGGCGTTGTGCTGTCGGGTGGAGCGGACGACGGGGCGGCCGGCGTGGTGGCGATTGCAGCGGCGGGAGGGACCTCGGTCGCACAGAATCCCAACGACGCGATCCACCCCCGCATGCCTCAGAGCTCGATTGAGACCGGGATGGTCGACGCCGCGCTGTCGATTCCCGGGATCGTTAAGTACCTGGTGGAACGGGAGGTGCCGGTGGTGGCTGCGGTCCCCGACCTGGAAGCCGACGACCCGGTTCGGCAGGACAGGATGAAGCTCCCGCCCGATGAGCAGGTGGGCGACCCCTCTCCCTACACCTGCCCCGAGTGCCACGGCACCCTGTTCCAGGTGGAGAGCGAGCTCGTCCCGCGTTTTCGCTGCCGCATCGGCCACGCCTACTCCCAGAAGAGCCTCGAGGCGGAGCAGGCGGCAACCGTAGAGACGGCGCTGTGGACGGCTATCCGATCGTTAGAGGAACGGGCGGCACTGCTCTACGACCTGGCCGGCCGCATGCGCAGGCGCGACATCGAGGCGTCGGCCGTGCGGATGGAGAGCCAGGCCGTTGAGGCCGAGCGAGGGGCCGACCAGATCCGGGACCTGATCCGTCGCGGCTCGTTGTCGGCGCTGGACCACGATGAGTCGGGGCGCAGCCCCGAAGAAGGACACGGCGACTGAACCGCCCGGCGCGCAGCCCCGGCAATGTGGTGAACTAGCGCCCATGCCTGACTGGGGACTTGGAAAGTACGAGCTGACGGCACTGGAGCTGGAGCCGGTGGCCGAACGCGTGGTTGCGATGGCGTCGCCCCTCCGGACCGAGAGCGTCCTGGACGTTGCCTGCGGGACCGGCAACGCCGCGATCCTCGCCGCCCGCTTCCGGTCAAAGGTAACCGGGCTGGACCAGGCTCAGCGTCTGATCGAGGTTGCCCGCACGCGGGCGGCCGACGAAGGCCTCGACATCACGTTCGAGGTGGGCGACGCCGAGGCGCTGCCGTTCCCGGACCGGTCGTTCGACGTCGTCACGTCGATCTTCGGAATGATCTTCGCCGGCGACCCCGAGAGGGCGTTTTCCGAGATGATCCGGGTCATGCGCCCGGGCGGCAGGGCGTACCTCACGGTGTGGCTGCCCGGCGGGACCATCGACGCGATGGTCGGCCTGTTCATCAAGTACGTCAACGCCGCCACCGGCGAGCCGGGGCCGCCGTCGAGGCTTCAGTGGCACGAAGAGCCCGCCGTCGAAGAACTGGCGGCCAGACACGGGGCGACGGCCACGTTCCACGAGGGGGAGCTGCAGTTTTTTGCCGACTCTCCGGAGGAGTACCTGAGGCGCAACCAGGAGAACCACCCGATGAGCGTCGGAATGAAGCCGCTCCTGGAAAACGCCGGAACCCTCGAAGATTTGGAGTCCGAGGTGCTCGATGTGCTTCGATCCGGCAACGAGGACCCGGACGCCTTCCGCGTCACAAGCCGGTACCGGGTGATCGAAATCCGCCTCTAGGCGGAGAAGTTACCGGGTTGGAGTCGCTCCACGGCGGCCAGGAGGCGGAGCGCGAGGAAACTCAGCGTGTGCGTCAAGTCGCTGATCAGCGGAAACAGGTGGAGCACAAATGACCTCCGGCGGGGCTGGAACTGCCTAGAAGTCGTATCGGCGCGATCGGCCGATCGTTTTAGCCGAAATTGGCGCACTTTCCGGCCTCGCTTGCGATTTGGTAGTTCCGATTCGAAGAACCGTTTACTGTTTACAGTCGGTAATCCGACGCTTTTGTTGTGGAGGGTTGGCAGCAGGTGGACACCGGATTCCCTACCGGAACCGTTACTTTCCTTTTCACAGACATTGAAGGGTCCACCCAGCTGCTGCAGAGCCTGGGGGAGCGCTACGACGCCCTCCTCTCCACCCATCACGCCATCCTGCGTGAGGCGTTCGCCGCCCAGGGGGGCAAGGAGGTCGGGACCGAGGGCGACTCGTTCTTCGTGGTCTTCGCCGGCGCCCGCGCCGGGATCGACGCCGCAGTCGCCGCCCAGCGGGGCCTGGCAGCCCACGAGTTTCCCGACGGGGTCAAGGTCCGGGTCCGCATGG containing:
- a CDS encoding Rieske (2Fe-2S) protein, with translation MPGFLDKLLASLEDAKILDKVAIPGTDAASKVIPKGPVKDALTGKWLGHPVHPLLTDVAIGFWTAGGVLDLLGERHEKSAEVMTGLGILSAIPTALAGLADWVDTIGEERRVGLVHALGNTAALTAFTSSYFCRRNGDTTSGKLLAALGLGLLGASGYLGGHLAFRMGSGVDRTAFDHKPQDWTPVLADEDLLEDAPQVVQAGDTDVLLYRNSGNVCAIHNVCTHRGGPLNEGSIDPEARTVTCPWHASEFDLCTGEVIHGPASAPQARFETRVHGGKIELKEVRGG
- a CDS encoding chemotaxis protein CheB, coding for MSPEQPAPERLIVIGGSAGSIEVLTTLIGGLPADLPAAVLIAIHISPEARSRLPEILGRAGILPATHAVDGEPILAGRVYVAPPDHHLVVGPGQIHLSRGPRENGHRPAIDPLFRSAAHYYRHAVTGVVLSGGADDGAAGVVAIAAAGGTSVAQNPNDAIHPRMPQSSIETGMVDAALSIPGIVKYLVEREVPVVAAVPDLEADDPVRQDRMKLPPDEQVGDPSPYTCPECHGTLFQVESELVPRFRCRIGHAYSQKSLEAEQAATVETALWTAIRSLEERAALLYDLAGRMRRRDIEASAVRMESQAVEAERGADQIRDLIRRGSLSALDHDESGRSPEEGHGD
- a CDS encoding class I SAM-dependent methyltransferase, yielding MPDWGLGKYELTALELEPVAERVVAMASPLRTESVLDVACGTGNAAILAARFRSKVTGLDQAQRLIEVARTRAADEGLDITFEVGDAEALPFPDRSFDVVTSIFGMIFAGDPERAFSEMIRVMRPGGRAYLTVWLPGGTIDAMVGLFIKYVNAATGEPGPPSRLQWHEEPAVEELAARHGATATFHEGELQFFADSPEEYLRRNQENHPMSVGMKPLLENAGTLEDLESEVLDVLRSGNEDPDAFRVTSRYRVIEIRL